A region of Antedon mediterranea chromosome 8, ecAntMedi1.1, whole genome shotgun sequence DNA encodes the following proteins:
- the LOC140056703 gene encoding adenosine receptor A3-like: protein MEYTTEYQTELYFTVNSTTEILIPSSSELSIYVIIYIMVVFVPIGVVSIVGNAIVVFTIYRYPTLQVVRNYYLGSLAVADFLTGAIAVPGVIMHYVFVRRQFSNANLSDGVTMYVMPLFLFSWASIHNLLLITWDRYCALTQPLSYIGKSTKVRAFKYIAVAWIVSFIPILIPFFWGVERDLTSGIITIKGQANRIRNYICSFYFLIILTIMIKLHMSSYVIARKKEKELPGTMMLTRQNRPRKGTSELISVELHLKSFITITLVLVVFILSLTPLTILTYVEYIWDINIPVLVWFFEAIVFASSMVNPFIYACRRQDFRIAFRRTFKCKESKSNISNFDDFQLVKS from the coding sequence ATGGAATATACAACTGAATACCAAACGGAATTATATTTTACTGTGAATAGTACAACAGAGATATTAATACCGTCCAGCTCTGAATTAAGTATATATgtgattatatatattatggTGGTATTTGTACCGATTGGAGTAGTTAGCATCGTCGGCAATGCTATAGTTGTGTTTACGATTTACCGTTATCCAACACTTCAAGTTGTTAGGAATTATTATCTGGGGAGTCTGGCTGTCGCAGACTTCCTTACCGGTGCCATTGCCGTACCAGGAGTTATTATGCATTACGTATTTGTTCGTAGACAATTTTCTAATGCGAATTTAAGCGATGGAGTGACTATGTACGTAATGCCATTGTTCTTGTTTTCATGGGCCTCTATTCACAACCTGCTATTGATTACGTGGGACCGTTACTGTGCATTGACCCAGCCACTTAGTTACATTGGAAAATCGACAAAAGTTCGAGCATTCAAGTACATTGCTGTAGCCTGGATTGTTAGCTTTATACCGATTTTAATACCTTTCTTCTGGGGAGTCGAGAGAGACTTGACCTCAGGAATTATCACAATCAAAGGACAAGCAAACAGAATCAGAAATTATATAtgcagtttttattttttgattattCTTACAATTATGATTAAATTACATATGAGTTCGTAcgtaattgccagaaaaaaagaGAAAGAACTACCCGGTACGATGATGTTAACGAGACAGAACAGACCGAGGAAAGGGACGTCAGAACTCATATCTGTCGAACTTCATCTGAAATCCTTTATAACCATTACTCTTGTTCTGGTGGTTTTTATACTGTCTTTGACTCCGTTAACTATCCTCACATACGTAGAATACATTTGGGACATCAATATACCGGTGCTGGTGTGGTTTTTTGAAGCAATTGTGTTTGCTAGCTCTATGGTGAACCCGTTTATATACGCCTGTAGAAGACAAGACTTTAGAATTGCTTTCAGACGAACTTTTAAATGCAAGGAATCAAAATCAAACATTTCAAATTTTGACGATTTCCAGTTAGTAAAATCGTAG
- the LOC140056963 gene encoding adenosine receptor A3-like, with product MECDVTTINYSSSVDTDIEHGGGEKVEITEAFILYITLVFGAIFFTSVFGNAIVILGIYYEPSLQVVRNYFVASLALADFLTGLIAVPTTVVYYLFYRRSFQISTENGFAEGASLYTIPLFYFIWASIHNLLLITFDRFVAVNWPLTYGLKLSPRRAFCLIGMCWLVSWYPCIIPFFWDLEKSDFGVRFDLFGNKVRNYICMVYFTCVMIIIITLHLKTYSIARQQNKKISGRQQLDVNNTNQIGSRNPSHIFQRGTMKLYWEIHQKAFKTTSLVLSVFVVTLFPLVVTTSISYSNGCVVTEIAWISEVAMFCSSSINPFIYAFMRQDFNAAFRKLFGCRRTTNVYERPIVV from the coding sequence ATGGAATGTGATGTCACAACTATCAATTACTCTTCTTCCGTGGACACAGACATTGAACATGGAGGTGGTGAAAAAGTGGAAATAACAGAAGCgttcattttatatataacCTTAGTATTCGGTGCGATCTTTTTCACCAGTGTCTTTGGCAACGCTATCGTGATCCTTGGAATATACTACGAACCTTCTTTACAGGTTGTGCGGAACTATTTCGTTGCTAGTTTAGCTCTAGCAGACTTTCTCACAGGGCTCATTGCCGTGCCAACGACagttgtatattatttattctataggCGAAGTTTTCAAATAAGCACTGAGAATGGATTCGCTGAGGGCGCTTCTTTATACACAATTCCTCTGTTCTATTTTATCTGGGCTTCGATTCATAATCTACTACTAATCACATTTGATAGATTTGTTGCGGTGAATTGGCCGTTAACATACGGATTAAAACTCTCTCCGAGGCGAGCATTTTGTCTGATAGGGATGTGTTGGTTGGTCAGTTGGTACCCTTGTATCATACCATTTTTCTGGGATTTAGAAAAATCGGATTTTGGTGTGCGTTTTGACCTTTTTGGAAACAAAGTTCGGAACTATATTTGTATGGTATACTTTACTTGTGTTATGATTATCATTATTACGTTGCATCTGAAAACATACAGCATTGCGCGACAACAGAACAAGAAAATATCAGGCAGACAGCAACTGGACGTAAATAATACTAACCAAATTGGATCCAGAAATCCATCTCATATTTTTCAACGCGGTACAATGAAACTTTACTGGGAGATCCACCAGAAAGCTTTTAAAACAACTAGTCTAGTGCTGTCTGTGTTTGTTGTAACACTGTTCCCATTGGTTGTCACAACGTCTATTAGTTATAGTAATGGTTGTGTCGTTACAGAAATAGCGTGGATTTCAGAGGTTGCTATGTTCTGTAGTTCTTCCATCAACCCGTTTATTTACGCGTTCATGCGACAAGATTTCAATGCAGCCTTTCGTAAACTTTTTGGATGTCGTCGAACTACCAACGTTTATGAAAGACCAATCGTAGTCTAA